A DNA window from Leptolyngbya sp. KIOST-1 contains the following coding sequences:
- a CDS encoding aldo/keto reductase family protein, translating to MKYRQLGDSDLTVSEIALGSWLTYGGGVERQQAEACVHTALDVGINFIDTANVYGRGAAESFLGEVLRDIDRSSYVLATKVFFPMSPEDQGLSAAQIHKQIDASLQRLNTDYVDLYQCHRYDSNTPLEETMAALTDVVQQGKVRYIGFSEWSPTQIRAALELPNVAKFVSSQPQYSMLWRQPEAEVFPLCADHGIGQIVWSPLAQGVLTGKYKPGAAPPADSRAANDKMNGFMQDIRSDRVLSAVQNLQPLADQLNISMAQLALAWILRDPRVSAAIVGASRPDQVADNAAASGIPLDDAMLREIDMVLGPAQHQMAAR from the coding sequence ATGAAATATCGACAGCTTGGCGACAGCGACCTGACCGTTTCAGAAATTGCCCTGGGCTCCTGGCTCACCTATGGCGGCGGGGTCGAGCGGCAGCAGGCCGAAGCCTGCGTCCACACGGCGCTCGATGTTGGCATCAACTTCATCGACACCGCCAATGTCTACGGGCGCGGTGCCGCCGAGTCGTTCCTGGGGGAGGTGCTGCGGGACATCGATCGCAGCTCCTACGTGCTGGCCACCAAGGTGTTTTTTCCCATGTCGCCGGAGGACCAGGGCCTATCGGCGGCGCAGATCCATAAGCAGATCGACGCCTCCCTCCAGCGCCTGAATACCGACTACGTGGACCTCTACCAGTGCCACCGCTACGACAGCAACACCCCCTTGGAGGAAACCATGGCGGCCCTCACCGACGTGGTGCAGCAGGGCAAGGTGCGCTACATCGGCTTCAGCGAGTGGAGCCCGACCCAGATTCGAGCGGCGCTTGAGCTGCCCAATGTGGCCAAGTTTGTCTCCAGCCAGCCCCAGTATTCCATGCTGTGGCGGCAGCCCGAGGCCGAGGTGTTTCCCCTCTGCGCCGACCACGGCATTGGCCAGATCGTCTGGTCGCCCCTGGCCCAGGGGGTGCTGACCGGCAAGTACAAGCCCGGGGCCGCGCCCCCCGCCGACTCCCGTGCCGCCAACGACAAAATGAACGGCTTTATGCAGGACATCAGGAGCGATCGCGTGCTCAGCGCCGTCCAAAATCTGCAGCCTTTGGCCGACCAGCTCAACATTTCGATGGCGCAGCTGGCCCTGGCCTGGATCTTGCGCGACCCCAGGGTGAGCGCCGCGATCGTGGGGGCCAGTCGCCCCGACCAGGTGGCCGACAATGCCGCCGCTTCGGGCATCCCCCTCGACGATGCCATGCTGCGCGAAATCGACATGGTGCTGGGGCCAGCCCAACACCAGATGGCGGCCCGGTAA
- a CDS encoding TspO/MBR family protein: MFNSWMIIGGVTFLVALGGSLIRPRDVSWGLRLDRPRWLFFEPAIPVIWTVIFACGAISATLVWQAEPGSPKTWLLMGFYLLVELITVAYIPLTLRLRSLKVGTVLGGIGVLLGFVLALTVLPSSGLATLLLVPYAIWSPIGTYTTGQMIELNPDAG, translated from the coding sequence ATGTTCAACAGCTGGATGATCATTGGCGGCGTCACCTTTTTGGTGGCCCTGGGGGGCAGCCTGATTCGGCCCCGCGATGTCTCCTGGGGGCTGCGGCTCGATCGCCCCCGCTGGCTGTTCTTTGAACCCGCCATTCCCGTCATCTGGACGGTGATTTTTGCCTGTGGCGCCATCTCGGCCACCCTGGTCTGGCAGGCCGAACCCGGTAGCCCCAAAACCTGGCTGCTAATGGGCTTCTACCTGCTGGTGGAGCTGATCACCGTGGCCTACATTCCCCTTACCCTGCGGCTCAGAAGCCTCAAGGTGGGCACCGTGCTGGGCGGCATTGGGGTACTTTTGGGCTTTGTGCTGGCGCTGACAGTGCTGCCCAGCTCGGGACTGGCGACGCTGCTGCTGGTGCCCTACGCCATCTGGAGCCCCATTGGCACCTACACCACCGGACAAATGATCGAGCTAAACCCCGATGCAGGCTAG
- a CDS encoding heavy metal translocating P-type ATPase — translation MTSTFPGTMPKGLRIWMHTYPDAVAAGACALLALVGWLGLQGGQVGLGVGLLLTGYVIGGYASAKEGLTTLWQERELDVDLLMIVAALGAAALGLWQRQYYLLVDGAVLILIFAVSGALETIALHRTERNIRSLMQLAPDTARKLVGGQERLVATETLGVGDRILIKPGDLIPTDGLVQGGSSTVNQAPITGESIPVEKGVGDEVFAGTINGHGALTVALHKPPASSLIQRVIRLVEQAKTSQPPSQQFLEQFERGYARLIVGAGLLLALLPPLLLGWTWETTIYRALIFLVVASPCALMASIMPTLLSGIARGARQGILFKDGAQLETIGRVRAIAFDKTGTLTTGVLTVSDLVPAPTVEAEQVLQVAASVEAYSEHPAAEAIVATAHQRGILTQPVSSVQAEAGQGIHGQVEGVPVQVGKLAYVSAGLATPVDPVLLQASQRLEGEGKSVIWVRRQDQILGLLAVADRVRPQAAQLLQNLRQRGIPTTVMLTGDNAATAETIALGVGVSEVYANLLPEDKVDVVKRLQQQYHTVAMVGDGINDAPALAQASVGIAMGGAGTDVALETADIVLMGDRLDQLEQAIVIGQKSQRIIRQNIALALTSVALLMVANFLGELTLPAGVIGHEGSTLLVTLNGLRLLR, via the coding sequence ATGACTTCGACTTTTCCGGGCACAATGCCCAAGGGCCTGCGAATCTGGATGCACACCTACCCTGATGCGGTGGCGGCGGGGGCCTGTGCGCTGCTGGCGCTGGTGGGGTGGCTGGGGTTGCAGGGGGGGCAAGTGGGTCTTGGGGTGGGGCTGTTGCTCACGGGCTACGTCATCGGTGGCTATGCCAGCGCCAAGGAGGGGTTGACCACCCTCTGGCAGGAGCGGGAGCTGGATGTGGATTTGTTGATGATCGTGGCGGCGCTGGGGGCGGCGGCGCTGGGGCTGTGGCAGCGGCAGTACTACCTGCTGGTGGATGGGGCGGTGCTGATTTTGATTTTTGCGGTCAGTGGAGCCTTGGAGACGATCGCCCTGCACCGCACCGAGCGCAATATTCGCAGCTTGATGCAGTTGGCCCCGGACACAGCTCGTAAGCTGGTTGGGGGCCAGGAGCGGCTCGTCGCTACGGAAACGTTGGGGGTGGGCGATCGCATTTTGATCAAGCCCGGCGACCTGATCCCCACCGATGGCCTGGTGCAGGGGGGCAGTAGCACCGTCAACCAGGCTCCAATCACGGGCGAGTCGATTCCGGTGGAAAAGGGGGTGGGCGACGAGGTCTTTGCGGGCACCATCAATGGCCATGGCGCGCTCACCGTGGCATTGCACAAACCCCCAGCCAGCAGCCTGATTCAGCGCGTGATTCGCTTGGTGGAGCAGGCCAAGACCAGCCAGCCCCCCTCCCAACAATTTTTAGAACAGTTTGAGCGGGGCTATGCCCGCCTCATTGTGGGGGCGGGGCTGTTGCTGGCCCTGCTGCCGCCGCTCCTGCTGGGGTGGACCTGGGAAACCACGATTTATCGGGCGCTGATTTTTCTGGTGGTGGCCTCGCCCTGCGCCCTGATGGCTTCGATTATGCCCACCCTGCTGTCGGGCATCGCCCGAGGGGCACGGCAGGGGATTCTGTTCAAGGATGGGGCTCAGTTGGAAACCATCGGGCGGGTGCGGGCGATCGCCTTCGACAAAACCGGCACCCTCACCACCGGGGTGCTCACCGTCAGCGACCTGGTCCCGGCCCCCACCGTTGAGGCTGAGCAGGTGCTGCAAGTGGCGGCCTCCGTAGAAGCCTACTCAGAACACCCCGCCGCCGAAGCGATTGTGGCCACCGCTCACCAGCGGGGCATTCTCACCCAGCCTGTCTCCTCGGTGCAGGCTGAGGCGGGCCAGGGTATCCACGGCCAGGTCGAGGGTGTGCCCGTGCAGGTGGGCAAGCTGGCTTACGTTAGTGCTGGCCTGGCTACCCCTGTAGATCCCGTCCTGCTCCAGGCCAGCCAACGGCTGGAGGGCGAAGGCAAAAGCGTCATTTGGGTACGGCGGCAGGACCAAATCCTCGGGCTCCTGGCGGTGGCGGATCGGGTTCGCCCCCAGGCGGCTCAGCTTTTGCAGAACCTCAGGCAAAGGGGCATTCCGACCACGGTGATGCTGACCGGTGACAACGCCGCCACCGCTGAGACCATTGCCCTGGGGGTGGGGGTGAGTGAGGTCTACGCCAACCTCCTGCCCGAAGATAAAGTAGACGTGGTTAAGCGCCTGCAGCAGCAGTACCACACGGTAGCCATGGTCGGCGATGGCATCAACGACGCCCCGGCCCTGGCCCAGGCGTCGGTGGGTATTGCCATGGGGGGCGCTGGCACAGATGTGGCGCTGGAAACGGCGGACATTGTGTTGATGGGCGATCGCCTCGACCAGCTGGAGCAGGCGATTGTGATTGGGCAAAAATCCCAGCGCATTATTCGCCAAAACATCGCCCTGGCCCTGACCTCTGTTGCCCTGCTAATGGTGGCCAATTTTCTGGGCGAACTCACCTTACCCGCTGGGGTTATTGGCCATGAAGGATCGACCCTGCTGGTGACGCTGAACGGCCTGCGATTGCTGAGGTGA